A genomic segment from Nitrospira sp. MA-1 encodes:
- a CDS encoding type II toxin-antitoxin system HicB family antitoxin, whose amino-acid sequence MRYAIVIKKSPTNFASYVPDLPGCVATGATLDETETLIREAIVFHLEGIQAVDQPLPSPSCQVEYVELSV is encoded by the coding sequence ATGCGATATGCCATAGTGATTAAAAAATCTCCCACAAACTTTGCGTCGTATGTGCCGGATTTACCTGGGTGTGTGGCAACCGGGGCGACCCTGGATGAAACTGAAACACTCATACGAGAAGCGATTGTATTCCATCTTGAAGGAATACAGGCCGTTGACCAACCCCTCCCATCTCCAAGTTGCCAGGTCGAATACGTGGAGTTGTCAGTCTAA